The following are encoded together in the Anabrus simplex isolate iqAnaSimp1 chromosome 5, ASM4041472v1, whole genome shotgun sequence genome:
- the jim gene encoding zinc finger protein 768, with product MAINFSASFAACLAAGLKVPRQFMYCIAQDTGAPYVLYKDGMDRPQGQPAQWGPAAPQDGGYPPQGSSASGSPQQQCGPTEPDGTGGMPGREQQQQGTMTSPVPSPYAPPPAAQEQQPQQPPPPQQQQPPPPPPPQPPPPPQGHGGEEDPQQIQQQQQQQQPSPGQQQQQQPSSHADVEQQQQQQQQQQQQQRAVQCFPPVPGQPDMQHQAYAAQHYFKDARAHHTPGMPPHMLPPGSFTALHYLKQPGVMLTSLGPMGTGAEGGGGQLGDGSGNGHPYGAVANMQDMRAVSLPDIIQQQQQQQQQGQQGGKVGKGGANGELRLFKCLTCGKDFKQKSTLLQHERIHTDSRPYGCPECGKRFRQQSHLTQHLRIHANEKPYACVYCERTFRQRAILNQHLRIHSDVSPHLVFKNGMTPTLWPQDVPYPPDAEKDDAASTFGGGEDGGSQQPDQARGNGQCFSPDSATSLQQYPAYFKDSKGMNHAVFGGGGGNFGALQYLKQGQGKVGCLPDVIQHGRSAGMPLYVRCPICQKEFKQKSTLLQHGCIHIESRPYPCPECGKRFRQQSHLTQHLRIHTNEKPYGCVYCGRNFRQRTILNQHLRIHTGEKPYKCGQCGKDFRQKAILDQHTRTHQGDRPFCCPMPNCRRRFATEPEVKKHIDNHMNPHAAKARRNNNVNLVETKHHPGAPMGPDRGPALLARSIPPTAVVKPELYFPQCYAPTFNHQPPGPGTQFPNNPNPVANTEFKPPPASLPAQ from the exons ACACGGGAGCTCCTTATGTATTATATAAGGATGGAATGGATCGCCCGCAAGGGCAGCCTGCTCAGTGGGGACCAGCAGCTCCTCAGGATGGAGGCTATCCTCCACAGGGTTCGTCAGCTTCTGGCAGTCCCCAACAGCAGTGCGGCCCAACAGAACCCGACGGGACTGGAGGCATGCCAGGCCGGGAACAGCAGCAGCAAGGGACCATGACTTCCCCTGTGCCCTCTCCTTATGCACCCCCTCCAGCAGCCCAGGAACAGCAACCTCAACAACCTccacctccacagcaacaacaaccaccaccacctccacctcctcaACCTCCACCACCCCCACAAGGCCATGGAGGAGAGGAGGACCCCCAGCAaatccagcagcagcagcagcagcagcaaccttCTCCTgggcagcaacagcagcagcaacccTCATCTCATGCTGATGtggaacagcagcagcagcaacaacaacagcaacaacaacaacaaagagctGTGCAGTGCTTTCCCCCTGTACCTGGACAACCTGACATGCAACACCAGGCATATGCAGCACAGCATTACTTCAAGGATGCTAGAGCTCATCATACTCCAGGAATGCCTCCCCACATGCTTCCACCTGGAAGTTTTACTGCCCTGCATTACTTAAAACAACCTGGTGTCATGTTGACTTCCTTGGGGCCAATGGGAACTGGTGCTGAAGGGGGAGGGGGACAATTGGGAGATGGGAGTGGAAATGGCCACCCCTACGGTGCAGTAGCAAATATGCAGGACATGCGTGCCGTGTCCTTACCAGACATCatccagcagcagcaacaacagcaacaacagggCCAACAAGGGGGAAAAGTTGGCAAAGGGGGAGCAAATGGAGAGTTGCGGCTCTTCAAGTGTCTGACCTGTGGAAAAGACTTCAAGCAGAAATCAACTCTGCTCCAGCACGAGCGCATCCACACGGACAGCCGGCCTTATGGATGCCCCGAGTGCGGTAAACGATTCCGTCAGCAGTCTCACTTGACTCAGCACCTGCGCATCCACGCCAACGAGAAGCCGTATGCTTGTGTGTACTGCGAGCGCACGTTCCGGCAGCGCGCCATCCTGAACCAGCACCTGCGCATCCACTCGG ATGTGAGTCCTCACCTGGTGTTCAAGAATGGCATGACCCCGACCTTGTGGCCACAAGACGTACCCTATCCTCCCGATGCAGAGAAGGACGATGCAGCCTCAACTTTTGGGGGCGGCGAGGATGGAGGTTCGCAACAACCTGATCAGGCACGTGGAAATGGTCAGTGTTTCTCCCCAGACAGCGCAACCAGTTTGCAGCAGTATCCTGCTTACTTCAAGGATTCAAAGGGAATGAATCATGCTGTGTTTGGTGGTGGGGGTGGGAATTTTGGTGCATTACAATACTTAAAGCAAGGACAAGGGAAGGTAGGATGTCTGCCAGATGTAATTCAGCATGGACGAAGTGCTGGAATGCCATTGTATGTTAGATGTCCTATATGCCAGAAGGAGTTTAAACAGAAATCAACTCTCCTTCAGCACGGGTGCATCCACATCGAATCTCGACCGTATCCTTGCCCGGAATGCGGCAAACGGTTCCGTCAGCAGTCGCACCTGACTCAGCACCTGCGGATCCACACGAATGAAAAGCCGTATGGATGCGTATACTGTGGACGAAACTTCCGTCAGCGGACCATCTTGAACCAGCATTTACGCATCCATACCGGGGAGAAGCCATATAAGTGTGGGCAGTGTGGGAAGGACTTTCGACAGAAGGCAATCCTGGACCAACACACAAGGACTCACCAAGGGGATAGGCCGTTCTGTTGTCCCATGCCCAACTGTCGGCGACGTTTTGCCACAGAGCCAGAGGTCAAGAAACACATAGACAACCACATGAATCCTCATGCTGCAAAAGCTCGTCGGAACAACAATGTGAACCTTGTGGAAACCAAGCACCATCCAGGGGCTCCGATGGGTCCAGATCGTGGGCCTGCCCTTCTTGCTCGAAGCATCCCACCGACAGCAGTAGTCAAACCAGAACTATACTTTCCCCAGTGTTATGCACCTACGTTCAATCACCAACCACCAGGACCGGGGACCCAGTTTCCCAACAATCCTAATCCTGTCGCCAATACGGAGTTCAAACCCCCTCCCGCATCTCTCCCGGCCCAGTGA